In Cyclopterus lumpus isolate fCycLum1 chromosome 2, fCycLum1.pri, whole genome shotgun sequence, the genomic stretch taaaTATCCTGTATATTTTAACACGTTTTGTCCAGATATTCTACTCACATGGTCTCCTCGGACACTTTGACCTTCTCGCAGCCCTCTGGAGGTTCCCTCTTGAACATGTAGCTGTTGTTGGGTCTGGGAGAGGCGGCGTACTTGGGCAGCGGGGAGCAGGGGCCCAACTCTGAGGACAGGgcagagggggggagagactggaggtcaaaggtcgcggCGAGCAACAGATCACGCTCAAAGAGACTGACAGGGCACGTGtacagtgtgtggtgtgtttccACCTTTGTCCTCATAGGGGCTGCCTCCACCCGTGTCATTGAGgacggtgaggtaggagggcgAAATGGAGTCGGGGCGGCTACTgctgttgctatggttaccaCTCAGGCCGCCCCCTGAGGGGGTCTGCGTGTCGATGCTGcgggtgctgctgctgcgccgTGGGGGGACCGGTGGGGGCGCGCGGTGCCCATCTGGGACGTCCTGTGGCTGACAAGCACAAATGAGGTCACAATAACAACGTAGCACCGGGGGCTTAAACCCCGGACAGCGGTGGGAACTGATTTCAGTGAACAACTCATCTTCTGAACACCAGAAAGTGCTCAGAACTCACAACAATGGTCTCGTCCTTCTCAGGCGTGTCTCGGATGATGATGCGTTCGATCTCCTGGTTAAGGCCCTCCACGCTGTTGCGGAAACGAGGGGCCGATGACTTGGAGATGGGGATGGGGATCAGGATGGTCTTGGGCATTGATgactgcaaaacacacacaaagaccccAACAGTTCATTTTAATTGCAGTGCGACTGCAGgaaaaacagaaatacataGTTCATATGTCGTCGTATTGCTCAGCACAAGCAGGAGGAATTACAGACGCACTTGTAATACCGACATAGCTAAccataaatcataaatatatGACAAATAACAACTTTCCCTCccacacaataacaaaaacacgGTTTCATTGGAAGTACAGGCGGCTTAACTATTACATATCGTTGTTCATAAAACTGGTACTAGATATGTTTATGTTAAACATCTGATCACAAATGCACAAAATTGAAATAATCAAACTTTTCGAATAATGTAAATGGCACGTTTTATAAAGGGGAGGGAAGCGCTTTATCTTTTTCAAAAAAGCTCCTGCTAGCCGGCAGCTCTTTGTATCAGGAATGAGCTTTTGTCAAAGctattatgaaaaaaaagaaagttgcaTGATAACTCCAACCAGTCCTTCTCTCTCAGGAGACATGAGCCAGACAGGGACATGAGGAAGAGTGGGACGTCCTCAAAACTCTCCGGATCAGGGGAGGCAGTTCCTCTGGGAGCCGAGTCTGTGCGGTCTCCATTGATTACCTGCGACTGGATGATGGTGTGGCTGCCATTGAATGGGGACTTGCGGTCTTTATCCCTCCGATGGCGGCTGCTTCGTTTGCTGCGCTGGAGCTGCTGACGCAATTTGGCAATCTGGAAACAGACGGACAGATCTTGTTAATGACGGCCTCTTCCGGTCCAACTGTTTGTATATTTGGGCCGTAGATTCAGGAAAGAGACTGACCTCCTTGAGCTGGTCGGTGCTCCCGCAGGAGGCCGAGCG encodes the following:
- the fam117ba gene encoding protein FAM117B is translated as MRDKATQTPRAWADERRRGSHKRSASCGSTDQLKEIAKLRQQLQRSKRSSRHRRDKDRKSPFNGSHTIIQSQSSMPKTILIPIPISKSSAPRFRNSVEGLNQEIERIIIRDTPEKDETIVPQDVPDGHRAPPPVPPRRSSSTRSIDTQTPSGGGLSGNHSNSSSRPDSISPSYLTVLNDTGGGSPYEDKELGPCSPLPKYAASPRPNNSYMFKREPPEGCEKVKVSEETMLKPLQELPPFLCPDRNKVNFIPNSGSAFCLVSILKPLLPTPDLSFRSAVGLRSHSPSLVPLSTQPCLLEEPESF